The following nucleotide sequence is from Coriobacteriia bacterium.
CCCGACGGCACTCCGGTGTGCGTGAAGGTCCAGCGTCCCAACGTCGAGCACATCGTCGACACCGACCTCGACATCTTGCGCACGCAGGCGCGCTTCGTGGCGACACACTCCGACCTCGCAGAGCGCTACGACATCGCCGAGATCGCCGACGAGTTCGCCAACGCCGTACGCGGCGAGCTGGACTACATGGCCGAGGGTGCTAACTGCGAGCGTCTGGGCGTGGCGTTCGCCGACGACGACACAGTCAAGTTCCCCCGCGTCTTCTGGGAGTTCACGACCTCGCACGTGCTCACGACCGAGCGGCTCTTTGGCTTGCCGTTCAACAAGCCCGAGAAGCTTACCGAGGGCGGCCAGGACCGCAAAGAGCTGGCGAAGCTCGGCATCTACTGCTACCTCGAGCAGATCTTCGTGCACGGCTTCTACCACGCCGATCCGCATCCTGGCAACCTGTTCGCGCTCGAGGATGGGCGCGTTGGGTTCACGGACTTCGGACGCTGCGGCACGATCTCCCGCGTCGGCCGAGAACAACTCGCCGACCTGTTCATGGCGATCGTGGACGACGATCCCGGCCTCGCGGTAGACACGCTCGTCAACGGCGCGGGCAACCCAGCCGACATCGACGTGGCGGAGCTCGAGCGCGACGTGTCTCGACTCATCACCAAGTACTACAACAAGTCGCTGCAGCAGATTCGCATCGGCGACCTGATCAACGAGGTGCTCGACCTCGTCCGCGACCACCACCTGATGCTCTCCAGCGAGCTTGCGATGCTCCTCACCACCCTCGTGGTGCTCGAGGGGCTGGGCAGGTTGCTCGACCCCGACTTCGACTTCGTGGCGGTAACTGCGCCGTTCGCGCGCAAGATCACGACCGCCCGTATGTCACCGCAGGCGCTGACGCGCAGCTTCGCGCAGTCGCTGCGCCGCATGGTGCGGATGGGCCAAGAGATCCCCGAGTCGCTCACTCGCCTCCTTCGCCGAGCCGGTCAGGGCGAGTTTCGACTGGCGGTTCACCCAACCGGCTTCGACCCCGTCATCAAACGCTTCGAGGAGGCAACAAACCGCCTGGCGTTCGCGCTGGTGGTCTCGGCGTTCGTGGTGGGGCTTTCGATGCTGCTCGCCAAGACCGACCTGCCGATCTGGTTCATCTGGACCGCAAGGTTCTTCTTAGCAGGCGCACTGGTCGTGGGTAGCTGGTTCTTCATCTCGATCGTTGAAGCGCACTACCGAAAGAAGTAGGGCTTCGAGATCCCGCACAGCACAAAGGGCGCCGACCCTCGCGGTCGGCGCCCTTCTTGACTCACGCTCGCTCTACGCCGGAGGAGCAGGTGGTGCGGGAGGTACGGGCATGTCGCCACCGGATGACGGAGGTGCCGGTGCGTTGGGGGCATCATAGTGCGCCGGCGCTTGGGGTCCTGGCCCAGCGTACCCGCCCGGAGCCTGCGGCGGCTGATAGCCACCGGGCTGTTGCGGGCGCTGCCCGCCGCCACTGTTTGACAGCATCTTGTCGATACCCTCGAACACGGGAACCATGAAGCTCGGCGGAACCTTGTCGGTCTTGCCAAAAGCTACGCGGA
It contains:
- a CDS encoding AarF/UbiB family protein — translated: MAPYKHLDRYRQIVGVLLDEGFDDMLDMTGLRRFQPVTARLRPDHGTRETFGVRLRHTVERLGPTFVKLGQVASTRPDLIPEDVIHELRKLQDDVAPFPDAEAYASIERELGGKIDELFSQFDRKPIAAASLGQVYCAVLPDGTPVCVKVQRPNVEHIVDTDLDILRTQARFVATHSDLAERYDIAEIADEFANAVRGELDYMAEGANCERLGVAFADDDTVKFPRVFWEFTTSHVLTTERLFGLPFNKPEKLTEGGQDRKELAKLGIYCYLEQIFVHGFYHADPHPGNLFALEDGRVGFTDFGRCGTISRVGREQLADLFMAIVDDDPGLAVDTLVNGAGNPADIDVAELERDVSRLITKYYNKSLQQIRIGDLINEVLDLVRDHHLMLSSELAMLLTTLVVLEGLGRLLDPDFDFVAVTAPFARKITTARMSPQALTRSFAQSLRRMVRMGQEIPESLTRLLRRAGQGEFRLAVHPTGFDPVIKRFEEATNRLAFALVVSAFVVGLSMLLAKTDLPIWFIWTARFFLAGALVVGSWFFISIVEAHYRKK